In Musa acuminata AAA Group cultivar baxijiao chromosome BXJ2-10, Cavendish_Baxijiao_AAA, whole genome shotgun sequence, a genomic segment contains:
- the LOC135582072 gene encoding uncharacterized protein LOC135582072 isoform X6, which yields MDDSSDQEKDVNSSSYHQEWRDDLLARRAQESLKKKLVLEDDFAWGVPSQGLASGDGSTREKLKYIGGVDISFLKKDPSVSCGALVVLDADTMDVVHEEFEVTRLQVPYVPGFLAFREAPMLLGLLNKMKANAHPFYPQLLMVDGNGLLHPRGLGLACHLGILANLPTIGIGKNLHHVDGLTQSAVRQSLEARENYDKDLIFLTGKSGKTWGVAMRSILGSSKPIYVSIGHRISLDSAISIVKTCCKYRIPEPIRQFQDLLKLE from the exons ATGGATGATTCTTCCGATCAAGAAAAGGACGTCAATTCCTCGTCGTATCATCAAGAATGG AGGGACGATCTTTTGGCACGCAGAGCGCAGGAATCGCTTAAGAAAAAACTGGTTCTTGAAGATGATTTCGCGTGGGGAGTGCCCTCGCAAGGTTTGGCATCCGGGGATGGGTCAACGAGGGAGAAGCTCAAGTACATCGGAGGAGTTGATATAAGCTTCTTAAAGAAGGATCCTTCGGTGTCGTGCGGTGCTCTTGTGGTGCTGGATGCTGATACTATGGACGTTGTGCACGAAGAGTTTGAGGTTACCCGTCTGCAGGTTCCGTATGTTCCTGGCTTTCTTGCATTCAGAGAG GCTCCAATGCTTCTGGGGCTTCTGAACAAAATGAAAGCAAATGCTCATCCTTTCTATCCTCAG TTACTGATGGTTGATGGCAATGGATTGCTTCATCCTCGAG GTCTTGGTCTAGCTTGTCATCTTGGGATCCTGGCTAATCTTCCAACTATTGGAATCGGGAAAAAT TTGCATCATGTTGACGGACTAACTCAGTCTGCGGTGCGACAAAGTTTAGAAGCAAGAGAAAACTATGACAAGGATCTGATCTTCTTAACTGGAAAGTCTGGGAAAACTTGGGGAGTG GCAATGCGATCCATTCTTGGGTCATCAAAACCTATTTATGTGTCAATTGGTCATCGGATATCACTTGATTCTGCCATTAGCATCGTCAAAACATGCTGCAAATATCGCATTCCTGAGCCAATTCGACAG TTTCAGGATTTGCTGAAGTTGGAATAA
- the LOC135582072 gene encoding uncharacterized protein LOC135582072 isoform X2, which produces MDDSSDQEKDVNSSSYHQEWVEAQESLKKKLVLEDDFAWGVPSQGLASGDGSTREKLKYIGGVDISFLKKDPSVSCGALVVLDADTMDVVHEEFEVTRLQVPYVPGFLAFREAPMLLGLLNKMKANAHPFYPQLLMVDGNGLLHPRGLGLACHLGILANLPTIGIGKNLHHVDGLTQSAVRQSLEARENYDKDLIFLTGKSGKTWGVAMRSILGSSKPIYVSIGHRISLDSAISIVKTCCKYRIPEPIRQVISWTPRPSIYQRHQEGMKTYLRLERTLSNMKA; this is translated from the exons ATGGATGATTCTTCCGATCAAGAAAAGGACGTCAATTCCTCGTCGTATCATCAAGAATGGGTTGA AGCGCAGGAATCGCTTAAGAAAAAACTGGTTCTTGAAGATGATTTCGCGTGGGGAGTGCCCTCGCAAGGTTTGGCATCCGGGGATGGGTCAACGAGGGAGAAGCTCAAGTACATCGGAGGAGTTGATATAAGCTTCTTAAAGAAGGATCCTTCGGTGTCGTGCGGTGCTCTTGTGGTGCTGGATGCTGATACTATGGACGTTGTGCACGAAGAGTTTGAGGTTACCCGTCTGCAGGTTCCGTATGTTCCTGGCTTTCTTGCATTCAGAGAG GCTCCAATGCTTCTGGGGCTTCTGAACAAAATGAAAGCAAATGCTCATCCTTTCTATCCTCAG TTACTGATGGTTGATGGCAATGGATTGCTTCATCCTCGAG GTCTTGGTCTAGCTTGTCATCTTGGGATCCTGGCTAATCTTCCAACTATTGGAATCGGGAAAAAT TTGCATCATGTTGACGGACTAACTCAGTCTGCGGTGCGACAAAGTTTAGAAGCAAGAGAAAACTATGACAAGGATCTGATCTTCTTAACTGGAAAGTCTGGGAAAACTTGGGGAGTG GCAATGCGATCCATTCTTGGGTCATCAAAACCTATTTATGTGTCAATTGGTCATCGGATATCACTTGATTCTGCCATTAGCATCGTCAAAACATGCTGCAAATATCGCATTCCTGAGCCAATTCGACAG GTCATAAGTTGGACACCAAGGCCATCTATCTATCAGAGGCATCAAGAGGGCATGAAGACCTACCTACGCTTAGAAAGAACTCTTTCCAACATGAAGGCTTAG
- the LOC135582072 gene encoding uncharacterized protein LOC135582072 isoform X7, translating into MDDSSDQEKDVNSSSYHQEWRDDLLARRAQESLKKKLVLEDDFAWGVPSQGLASGDGSTREKLKYIGGVDISFLKKDPSVSCGALVVLDADTMDVVHEEFEVTRLQVPYVPGFLAFREAPMLLGLLNKMKANAHPFYPQLLMVDGNGLLHPRGLGLACHLGILANLPTIGIGKNAMRSILGSSKPIYVSIGHRISLDSAISIVKTCCKYRIPEPIRQVISWTPRPSIYQRHQEGMKTYLRLERTLSNMKA; encoded by the exons ATGGATGATTCTTCCGATCAAGAAAAGGACGTCAATTCCTCGTCGTATCATCAAGAATGG AGGGACGATCTTTTGGCACGCAGAGCGCAGGAATCGCTTAAGAAAAAACTGGTTCTTGAAGATGATTTCGCGTGGGGAGTGCCCTCGCAAGGTTTGGCATCCGGGGATGGGTCAACGAGGGAGAAGCTCAAGTACATCGGAGGAGTTGATATAAGCTTCTTAAAGAAGGATCCTTCGGTGTCGTGCGGTGCTCTTGTGGTGCTGGATGCTGATACTATGGACGTTGTGCACGAAGAGTTTGAGGTTACCCGTCTGCAGGTTCCGTATGTTCCTGGCTTTCTTGCATTCAGAGAG GCTCCAATGCTTCTGGGGCTTCTGAACAAAATGAAAGCAAATGCTCATCCTTTCTATCCTCAG TTACTGATGGTTGATGGCAATGGATTGCTTCATCCTCGAG GTCTTGGTCTAGCTTGTCATCTTGGGATCCTGGCTAATCTTCCAACTATTGGAATCGGGAAAAAT GCAATGCGATCCATTCTTGGGTCATCAAAACCTATTTATGTGTCAATTGGTCATCGGATATCACTTGATTCTGCCATTAGCATCGTCAAAACATGCTGCAAATATCGCATTCCTGAGCCAATTCGACAG GTCATAAGTTGGACACCAAGGCCATCTATCTATCAGAGGCATCAAGAGGGCATGAAGACCTACCTACGCTTAGAAAGAACTCTTTCCAACATGAAGGCTTAG
- the LOC135582072 gene encoding uncharacterized protein LOC135582072 isoform X1, protein MDDSSDQEKDVNSSSYHQEWRDDLLARRAQESLKKKLVLEDDFAWGVPSQGLASGDGSTREKLKYIGGVDISFLKKDPSVSCGALVVLDADTMDVVHEEFEVTRLQVPYVPGFLAFREAPMLLGLLNKMKANAHPFYPQLLMVDGNGLLHPRGLGLACHLGILANLPTIGIGKNLHHVDGLTQSAVRQSLEARENYDKDLIFLTGKSGKTWGVAMRSILGSSKPIYVSIGHRISLDSAISIVKTCCKYRIPEPIRQVISWTPRPSIYQRHQEGMKTYLRLERTLSNMKA, encoded by the exons ATGGATGATTCTTCCGATCAAGAAAAGGACGTCAATTCCTCGTCGTATCATCAAGAATGG AGGGACGATCTTTTGGCACGCAGAGCGCAGGAATCGCTTAAGAAAAAACTGGTTCTTGAAGATGATTTCGCGTGGGGAGTGCCCTCGCAAGGTTTGGCATCCGGGGATGGGTCAACGAGGGAGAAGCTCAAGTACATCGGAGGAGTTGATATAAGCTTCTTAAAGAAGGATCCTTCGGTGTCGTGCGGTGCTCTTGTGGTGCTGGATGCTGATACTATGGACGTTGTGCACGAAGAGTTTGAGGTTACCCGTCTGCAGGTTCCGTATGTTCCTGGCTTTCTTGCATTCAGAGAG GCTCCAATGCTTCTGGGGCTTCTGAACAAAATGAAAGCAAATGCTCATCCTTTCTATCCTCAG TTACTGATGGTTGATGGCAATGGATTGCTTCATCCTCGAG GTCTTGGTCTAGCTTGTCATCTTGGGATCCTGGCTAATCTTCCAACTATTGGAATCGGGAAAAAT TTGCATCATGTTGACGGACTAACTCAGTCTGCGGTGCGACAAAGTTTAGAAGCAAGAGAAAACTATGACAAGGATCTGATCTTCTTAACTGGAAAGTCTGGGAAAACTTGGGGAGTG GCAATGCGATCCATTCTTGGGTCATCAAAACCTATTTATGTGTCAATTGGTCATCGGATATCACTTGATTCTGCCATTAGCATCGTCAAAACATGCTGCAAATATCGCATTCCTGAGCCAATTCGACAG GTCATAAGTTGGACACCAAGGCCATCTATCTATCAGAGGCATCAAGAGGGCATGAAGACCTACCTACGCTTAGAAAGAACTCTTTCCAACATGAAGGCTTAG
- the LOC135582072 gene encoding uncharacterized protein LOC135582072 isoform X5, whose product MDDSSDQEKDVNSSSYHQEWVEAQESLKKKLVLEDDFAWGVPSQGLASGDGSTREKLKYIGGVDISFLKKDPSVSCGALVVLDADTMDVVHEEFEVTRLQVPYVPGFLAFREAPMLLGLLNKMKANAHPFYPQLLMVDGNGLLHPRGLGLACHLGILANLPTIGIGKNLHHVDGLTQSAVRQSLEARENYDKDLIFLTGKSGKTWGVAMRSILGSSKPIYVSIGHRISLDSAISIVKTCCKYRIPEPIRQADIRSKMFLQKFKGL is encoded by the exons ATGGATGATTCTTCCGATCAAGAAAAGGACGTCAATTCCTCGTCGTATCATCAAGAATGGGTTGA AGCGCAGGAATCGCTTAAGAAAAAACTGGTTCTTGAAGATGATTTCGCGTGGGGAGTGCCCTCGCAAGGTTTGGCATCCGGGGATGGGTCAACGAGGGAGAAGCTCAAGTACATCGGAGGAGTTGATATAAGCTTCTTAAAGAAGGATCCTTCGGTGTCGTGCGGTGCTCTTGTGGTGCTGGATGCTGATACTATGGACGTTGTGCACGAAGAGTTTGAGGTTACCCGTCTGCAGGTTCCGTATGTTCCTGGCTTTCTTGCATTCAGAGAG GCTCCAATGCTTCTGGGGCTTCTGAACAAAATGAAAGCAAATGCTCATCCTTTCTATCCTCAG TTACTGATGGTTGATGGCAATGGATTGCTTCATCCTCGAG GTCTTGGTCTAGCTTGTCATCTTGGGATCCTGGCTAATCTTCCAACTATTGGAATCGGGAAAAAT TTGCATCATGTTGACGGACTAACTCAGTCTGCGGTGCGACAAAGTTTAGAAGCAAGAGAAAACTATGACAAGGATCTGATCTTCTTAACTGGAAAGTCTGGGAAAACTTGGGGAGTG GCAATGCGATCCATTCTTGGGTCATCAAAACCTATTTATGTGTCAATTGGTCATCGGATATCACTTGATTCTGCCATTAGCATCGTCAAAACATGCTGCAAATATCGCATTCCTGAGCCAATTCGACAG GCTGATATAAGATCCAAGATGTTCCTTCAGAAGTTCAAAGGACTGTAG
- the LOC135582072 gene encoding uncharacterized protein LOC135582072 isoform X4, whose amino-acid sequence MDDSSDQEKDVNSSSYHQEWRDDLLARRAQESLKKKLVLEDDFAWGVPSQGLASGDGSTREKLKYIGGVDISFLKKDPSVSCGALVVLDADTMDVVHEEFEVTRLQVPYVPGFLAFREAPMLLGLLNKMKANAHPFYPQLLMVDGNGLLHPRGLGLACHLGILANLPTIGIGKNLHHVDGLTQSAVRQSLEARENYDKDLIFLTGKSGKTWGVAMRSILGSSKPIYVSIGHRISLDSAISIVKTCCKYRIPEPIRQADIRSKMFLQKFKGL is encoded by the exons ATGGATGATTCTTCCGATCAAGAAAAGGACGTCAATTCCTCGTCGTATCATCAAGAATGG AGGGACGATCTTTTGGCACGCAGAGCGCAGGAATCGCTTAAGAAAAAACTGGTTCTTGAAGATGATTTCGCGTGGGGAGTGCCCTCGCAAGGTTTGGCATCCGGGGATGGGTCAACGAGGGAGAAGCTCAAGTACATCGGAGGAGTTGATATAAGCTTCTTAAAGAAGGATCCTTCGGTGTCGTGCGGTGCTCTTGTGGTGCTGGATGCTGATACTATGGACGTTGTGCACGAAGAGTTTGAGGTTACCCGTCTGCAGGTTCCGTATGTTCCTGGCTTTCTTGCATTCAGAGAG GCTCCAATGCTTCTGGGGCTTCTGAACAAAATGAAAGCAAATGCTCATCCTTTCTATCCTCAG TTACTGATGGTTGATGGCAATGGATTGCTTCATCCTCGAG GTCTTGGTCTAGCTTGTCATCTTGGGATCCTGGCTAATCTTCCAACTATTGGAATCGGGAAAAAT TTGCATCATGTTGACGGACTAACTCAGTCTGCGGTGCGACAAAGTTTAGAAGCAAGAGAAAACTATGACAAGGATCTGATCTTCTTAACTGGAAAGTCTGGGAAAACTTGGGGAGTG GCAATGCGATCCATTCTTGGGTCATCAAAACCTATTTATGTGTCAATTGGTCATCGGATATCACTTGATTCTGCCATTAGCATCGTCAAAACATGCTGCAAATATCGCATTCCTGAGCCAATTCGACAG GCTGATATAAGATCCAAGATGTTCCTTCAGAAGTTCAAAGGACTGTAG
- the LOC135582072 gene encoding uncharacterized protein LOC135582072 isoform X3, whose protein sequence is MILPIKKRTSIPRRIIKNGAQESLKKKLVLEDDFAWGVPSQGLASGDGSTREKLKYIGGVDISFLKKDPSVSCGALVVLDADTMDVVHEEFEVTRLQVPYVPGFLAFREAPMLLGLLNKMKANAHPFYPQLLMVDGNGLLHPRGLGLACHLGILANLPTIGIGKNLHHVDGLTQSAVRQSLEARENYDKDLIFLTGKSGKTWGVAMRSILGSSKPIYVSIGHRISLDSAISIVKTCCKYRIPEPIRQVISWTPRPSIYQRHQEGMKTYLRLERTLSNMKA, encoded by the exons ATGATTCTTCCGATCAAGAAAAGGACGTCAATTCCTCGTCGTATCATCAAGAATGG AGCGCAGGAATCGCTTAAGAAAAAACTGGTTCTTGAAGATGATTTCGCGTGGGGAGTGCCCTCGCAAGGTTTGGCATCCGGGGATGGGTCAACGAGGGAGAAGCTCAAGTACATCGGAGGAGTTGATATAAGCTTCTTAAAGAAGGATCCTTCGGTGTCGTGCGGTGCTCTTGTGGTGCTGGATGCTGATACTATGGACGTTGTGCACGAAGAGTTTGAGGTTACCCGTCTGCAGGTTCCGTATGTTCCTGGCTTTCTTGCATTCAGAGAG GCTCCAATGCTTCTGGGGCTTCTGAACAAAATGAAAGCAAATGCTCATCCTTTCTATCCTCAG TTACTGATGGTTGATGGCAATGGATTGCTTCATCCTCGAG GTCTTGGTCTAGCTTGTCATCTTGGGATCCTGGCTAATCTTCCAACTATTGGAATCGGGAAAAAT TTGCATCATGTTGACGGACTAACTCAGTCTGCGGTGCGACAAAGTTTAGAAGCAAGAGAAAACTATGACAAGGATCTGATCTTCTTAACTGGAAAGTCTGGGAAAACTTGGGGAGTG GCAATGCGATCCATTCTTGGGTCATCAAAACCTATTTATGTGTCAATTGGTCATCGGATATCACTTGATTCTGCCATTAGCATCGTCAAAACATGCTGCAAATATCGCATTCCTGAGCCAATTCGACAG GTCATAAGTTGGACACCAAGGCCATCTATCTATCAGAGGCATCAAGAGGGCATGAAGACCTACCTACGCTTAGAAAGAACTCTTTCCAACATGAAGGCTTAG